Proteins encoded by one window of Lycium barbarum isolate Lr01 chromosome 11, ASM1917538v2, whole genome shotgun sequence:
- the LOC132618443 gene encoding 3-hydroxyisobutyryl-CoA hydrolase 1-like encodes MISRLLELFHASEGDSNVKIIILKGNGRAFCAGGDVTTIVRNICHGNSKWVADYPRQEFTLNYVMAIYSKPQVSILNGIVMRGGLSASVHGRFRVATEKSVCAMPETALGLVPDASYFYSRLPGFFGKYAGLTGARLDGVEMLACDLATHFVPSERLPYLEQALAKVNTSDPDVISAIISRFSNIPKLKAKSPYHKMKIIDHCFSRRTIEEIISSLENCEALNKKDEYWISSTIQSLKKASPTSLKISLKSIRDGRLQGVGSCLIREYRMACHVYRGEFSIDFFEGCRAILIDKDRNSKWEPSRLELITYDDVDRYFSKIDDEDWQDLKLPPRSNLPPYAIAKL; translated from the coding sequence ATGATATCTCGGCTGTTGGAACTTTTCCATGCAAGTGAAGGAGATTCAAATGTGAAGATAATAATATTGAAGGGAAATGGAAGGGCTTTCTGTGCTGGTGGTGATGTTACAACTATTGTTCGTAATATTTGCCACGGTAACTCGAAATGGGTTGCTGATTATCCCCGTCAAGAGTTTACCCTTAACTATGTGATGGCAATATATAGCAAACCCCAGGTTTCCATCCTTAATGGAATTGTCATGAGAGGTGGACTTAGTGCTTCTGTACATGGTAGATTTCGAGTTGCAACAGAGAAGTCGGTTTGTGCTATGCCTGAAACAGCTTTGGGACTCGTTCCTGATGCTTCTTATTTTTATTCGAGGCTTCCAGGATTCTTCGGGAAATATGCTGGTCTTACTGGTGCTAGGTTGGATGGTGTTGAAATGCTTGCTTGTGATCTAGCAACTCATTTTGTACCCTCGGAGAGGTTGCCATATTTAGAACAAGCATTAGCTAAAGTCAATACTAGTGATCCAGATGTTATTTCTGCCATCATTAGTCGCTTCTCTAACATACCAAAGCTGAAAGCAAAAAGTCCTTATCACAAGATGAAGATTATTGACCATTGCTTCTCTCGGAGAACAATCGAAGAAATCATATCTTCTCTTGAAAATTGTGAGGCTTTGAACAAGAAGGATGAGTACTGGATCTCTTCAACCATCCAATCGCTGAAGAAAGCATCCCCGACAAGTCTTAAGATTTCATTGAAATCAATAAGAGATGGGAGGCTGCAAGGTGTTGGTAGTTGCCTAATTCGAGAGTATAGGATGGCTTGTCATGTGTATAGGGGAGAATTCAGCATAGATTTTTTCGAGGGATGCAGAGCCATACTCATCGACAAGGATAGAAATTCTAAGTGGGAGCCCTCCAGACTGGAACTAATTACATATGATGACGTTGATCGttacttctccaagatagatgaTGAAGATTGGCAAGACCTAAAGCTGCCTCCAAGATCAAACTTGCCTCCATATGCAATTGCCAAACTTTAA